In Papaver somniferum cultivar HN1 chromosome 9, ASM357369v1, whole genome shotgun sequence, the genomic stretch AGCATATGGGGCATATGAAAATATGACTAcctttgagtttgttttcatcttgcATCTCATGAGGGAGACCATGACCATGACTATCACTGACTTACACTCGCAGGCTTTGCAATACCAATCTCAATATATTGTAAATGCTATGGAACTTGTTTCGTCAACAAAAGCATTGCTTCAAAATTTGAGAGATGATGGGCCAGATAAACTAATCACTGAGGTAACTGCATTTTGTGTTGCTCGAAATATAGATATTCCTGATTTAAATGCTAACTATGTTCCATTAGTTACAGGAGTAGAAGCTCGTCATCATTCAAGTACTTTTACAATTATGCAACACTATCATGTGGATATTTTTAATGCTGCCATAGATTCTCAGTTAGAAGAACTAAATAGCAGATTCAACGAAGAAGCGATGGAGCTATTTATCCTTAGTTCAGCTTTGGATCCTCGTGAAGGGAAAAATTCATTTAGGATTGATGATATCTGCAAATTGGTTGATAAATTTTATCCAAAGGACTTAACAGAACAAGAGAAGTTACACTTGAGGATGCAACTTCAACATTACGAGCATAGTGTTGTTTCTTCTGATGAGTTCAATAAATTAAAGAATATATTTAGTTTGTGTGAATGGTTGGTGAAGAATGGAAA encodes the following:
- the LOC113308538 gene encoding uncharacterized protein LOC113308538 isoform X1 produces the protein MIAQAANIEYMISIDEIDTGKGLNHMGNLQRPADTRWGSHIRSVSSLIDMFSATCQVLINVIQDGSIAYGAYENMTTFEFVFILHLMRETMTMTITDLHSQALQYQSQYIVNAMELVSSTKALLQNLRDDGPDKLITELQE
- the LOC113308538 gene encoding uncharacterized protein LOC113308538 isoform X2, which translates into the protein MIAQAANIEYMISIDEIDTGKGLNHMGNLQRPADTRWGSHIRSVSSLIDMFSATCQVLINVIQDGSIAYGAYENMTTFEFVFILHLMRETMTMTITDLHSQALQYQSQYIVNAMELVSSTKALLQNLRDDGPDKLITEE